A genome region from Syntrophorhabdaceae bacterium includes the following:
- a CDS encoding CTP synthase gives MRQKFIFVTGGVVSSLGKGIAAASIGALLESRGLTITIKKLDPYINVDPGTMNPFQHGEVFVTEDGAETDLDLGHYERFTTAAFSKKCNFTTGQVYDTVISRERKGEYLGGTVQVIPHITDEIKRRVLDVDEGIDVVIVEIGGTVGDIEGLPFLEAIRQLRNDLGKENSLFVHLTLVPFIKTADEMKTKPTQHSVNELRRIGIQPDILLCRTERALSQGLKDKISLFCNVEKDAVIAAKDADIIYEVLVAFHNEGLDDKITKLLNIWAKKPDLSKWEAIGDTIKHPKKEVDIALVGKYVKLKDSYKSLNEALVHGGIANDCKVNIRYVDSEDIEKGITADLFSVDGILVPGGFGDRGIEGKINAIEHAREKKIPFFGLCLGMQLAVVEIGRHLADCRDANSCEFNEKTPHPLIYLIEQFTDRENHVQRRDQYSDKGGTMRLGAYPCVLKPGSLAHKAYAQDIVHERHRHRFEFNMKYRERLEKSGMIVSGISPDGTLVEIVEMKGHPWFLGCQFHPEFKSKPFDPHPLFRDFIKASLKRRQERQKCKKK, from the coding sequence ATGAGACAGAAATTCATCTTCGTGACTGGCGGCGTGGTGTCGTCGCTGGGAAAGGGCATAGCAGCCGCGTCCATCGGTGCGCTTCTCGAATCCCGGGGGCTCACCATCACTATAAAGAAGCTTGATCCCTACATCAACGTTGATCCGGGAACGATGAACCCCTTTCAGCACGGCGAGGTCTTCGTGACCGAGGACGGGGCCGAGACAGACCTCGACCTTGGGCACTATGAGCGCTTCACCACGGCGGCGTTCTCGAAGAAATGCAATTTCACCACGGGACAGGTCTACGATACGGTCATTTCCCGGGAACGGAAGGGAGAATACCTCGGCGGCACCGTTCAGGTCATCCCCCACATCACGGACGAGATAAAGCGCCGGGTCCTCGACGTGGACGAAGGCATAGATGTGGTCATCGTCGAGATAGGCGGCACCGTGGGCGACATTGAAGGGTTGCCCTTCCTTGAGGCGATACGCCAGCTCCGCAACGACCTCGGAAAGGAGAACTCACTCTTTGTCCACCTGACGCTGGTCCCCTTCATCAAAACCGCCGACGAAATGAAGACGAAGCCGACCCAGCACAGCGTGAACGAGCTCAGAAGGATAGGCATCCAGCCGGACATCCTCCTGTGCAGGACCGAAAGGGCCCTCTCCCAGGGGCTCAAGGACAAGATCTCCCTTTTCTGCAACGTCGAGAAGGACGCCGTCATCGCCGCCAAGGACGCCGACATCATCTATGAGGTCCTCGTTGCCTTCCACAATGAAGGGCTCGACGACAAGATAACGAAGCTTCTCAATATCTGGGCCAAGAAGCCGGACCTCTCCAAGTGGGAGGCCATCGGCGACACCATAAAGCACCCGAAGAAAGAGGTGGACATTGCCCTCGTCGGGAAGTATGTCAAGCTCAAGGACTCTTACAAGAGCCTCAACGAGGCCCTGGTCCACGGCGGGATCGCCAACGACTGCAAGGTGAACATCCGGTATGTCGACTCCGAGGACATCGAAAAGGGGATAACCGCGGACCTCTTCAGCGTCGACGGCATCCTCGTGCCCGGCGGGTTCGGGGACCGCGGCATCGAGGGAAAGATCAATGCCATCGAGCACGCGCGGGAAAAGAAGATACCCTTCTTCGGCCTTTGCCTCGGCATGCAGCTTGCCGTCGTGGAGATAGGGCGCCACCTTGCGGATTGCAGGGACGCCAATAGCTGCGAATTCAACGAAAAGACGCCGCACCCCCTTATATACCTCATCGAACAGTTCACGGACAGGGAGAACCACGTACAAAGGCGCGACCAGTATTCCGACAAGGGCGGGACCATGAGGCTCGGCGCCTACCCGTGTGTCCTCAAGCCGGGCAGCCTGGCGCACAAGGCCTATGCGCAGGACATCGTGCATGAACGTCATCGCCATCGCTTCGAGTTCAACATGAAATACCGCGAACGCCTTGAGAAGAGCGGTATGATCGTATCGGGCATTTCCCCCGACGGGACGCTCGTGGAGATCGTGGAGATGAAGGGGCATCCCTGGTTCCTCGGATGCCAGTTCCATCCCGAGTTCAAATCGAAGCCCTTTGACCCGCACCCGCTGTTCCGGGATTTCATAAAGGCTTCGCTAAAACGGAGGCAGGAGAGACAGAAGTGCAAAAAGAAATAA
- the lptC gene encoding LPS export ABC transporter periplasmic protein LptC — MSNRKIIIFISLVCIMASLFLALYFFISKPERQDIRMVKDDSKAVVFKDVKYTGERRGVVDWELTAKVARKYIDRPLIELEDLRGTYKPKPDVIIEFTGTKGSMDTEKESGRVDNVEVFYKGEYTLKSSYMDFDFKNGITTTKDAVDIKGEKIDMRGTGLLANTNEETLRLLSDVGGIIATEKAQYRFQSDTLLYYFQKSTYILEGKVILKGEDLNMVCDLVHIYSTDNEVDRIEADGNVRVISKGTVAKSEKAVYHFKEGKIVFTQSPRVFKDNVEMKGDRVIYTTNDGKLSVEKPKIRMEKGK, encoded by the coding sequence ATGAGCAACAGAAAGATCATTATATTCATATCTCTTGTTTGTATCATGGCAAGCCTGTTCCTTGCCCTGTATTTCTTCATAAGCAAGCCTGAAAGACAAGACATCCGGATGGTGAAGGATGACAGCAAGGCCGTCGTTTTCAAGGATGTGAAATACACGGGGGAGAGGCGCGGTGTTGTCGACTGGGAGCTGACGGCGAAGGTTGCCCGAAAGTACATAGACAGGCCGCTTATCGAACTCGAGGACCTGCGGGGGACCTACAAGCCGAAGCCTGACGTCATCATAGAGTTCACGGGAACGAAAGGTTCCATGGATACGGAGAAGGAATCAGGCAGGGTCGACAACGTGGAGGTCTTCTACAAGGGCGAGTACACCCTCAAGAGCTCTTACATGGATTTCGACTTCAAGAATGGCATAACGACCACCAAGGATGCGGTGGATATCAAGGGGGAAAAGATCGACATGCGCGGCACCGGGCTCCTTGCCAATACCAACGAGGAGACCCTGAGGCTTCTGTCCGACGTGGGCGGCATAATAGCGACGGAAAAGGCACAATACCGCTTCCAGTCGGATACGCTCCTCTATTATTTCCAGAAGAGCACCTATATCCTCGAGGGAAAGGTCATCCTCAAGGGAGAAGACCTCAACATGGTATGTGATCTCGTCCATATATACAGCACCGATAACGAAGTAGACCGCATCGAGGCGGACGGCAACGTCCGTGTCATATCGAAAGGCACTGTTGCGAAAAGCGAGAAGGCAGTATATCATTTTAAGGAAGGCAAGATAGTGTTCACCCAATCTCCGAGGGTTTTCAAGGACAACGTGGAAATGAAAGGGGATCGTGTGATTTACACGACGAATGACGGGAAACTGTCTGTTGAAAAGCCGAAAATAAGAATGGAAAAGGGAAAATAA
- the kdsA gene encoding 3-deoxy-8-phosphooctulonate synthase: MQKEITIGNVTIGRRPFVFIGGPCVIEGRDITLKTARSLARITGELGVPFIFKSSYDKANRTSISGFRGPGIDEGLAILKEVKTELGVPVLTDVHSAGEAEAAAAVVDVLQVPALLSRQTDILTACGRTGKAVNIKKGQFLSPRDMVHAIRKVESTGNGNIIVTERGTSFGYHALVNDFRAIPIMQDFGYPVVFDATHSVQQPSAMTDRSGGESRFIVPLARAAVAVGIEGIFMEVHPDPKMALCDGDNSLPLDELAPVLRTLKRIEEALWTT; encoded by the coding sequence GTGCAAAAAGAAATAACCATCGGCAATGTCACCATCGGCCGCAGGCCTTTTGTCTTTATCGGGGGTCCCTGCGTCATTGAGGGTAGGGACATAACGCTGAAAACGGCACGGAGCCTTGCCCGGATAACGGGGGAACTCGGCGTGCCGTTCATTTTCAAGTCCTCCTACGACAAGGCGAACAGGACATCCATATCGGGTTTCAGGGGGCCCGGGATAGACGAGGGGCTTGCCATTCTCAAAGAGGTAAAGACGGAGCTCGGCGTGCCTGTCCTGACGGATGTCCATTCCGCCGGTGAGGCGGAAGCGGCCGCAGCGGTCGTCGATGTTCTCCAGGTGCCGGCGCTCCTTTCCCGGCAGACGGACATACTCACCGCCTGCGGCAGGACGGGCAAGGCCGTTAACATAAAGAAGGGCCAGTTCCTGTCTCCCCGGGACATGGTGCACGCCATCAGGAAGGTGGAGTCGACGGGGAACGGGAATATAATCGTCACCGAACGGGGGACCTCTTTCGGGTACCACGCGCTCGTCAATGATTTCCGGGCCATTCCCATCATGCAGGACTTCGGGTATCCCGTCGTCTTCGATGCGACCCACAGCGTGCAGCAGCCCTCGGCGATGACGGACCGCTCCGGGGGCGAAAGCCGTTTTATTGTCCCTCTGGCGCGGGCCGCAGTGGCCGTCGGCATCGAAGGGATATTCATGGAGGTCCATCCGGATCCGAAAATGGCCCTTTGCGATGGGGACAATTCCCTTCCCCTCGACGAGCTTGCTCCCGTCCTTCGGACCCTGAAGAGAATAGAGGAGGCCCTGTGGACCACCTGA
- the lptB gene encoding LPS export ABC transporter ATP-binding protein, with the protein MKATLAAQGLLKTYNARKVVDGISMHMETGEIVGLFGPNGAGKTTSFYMIIGFIKPNGGKILLNGEDITELPMFMRARKGITYLPQEPSVFKKMTVRDNLKAILEFLGTDSDGINHRVIEILESFKLEHLAGNSADSLSGGERRRLEIARALMTSPHFMLLDEPFSGIDPISVSDLKKIIFGLKQRGIGILLSDHNVRESLPICDRAYVVNAGKVLLEGTPESVAQDRIVREVYLGEEFNIDVGT; encoded by the coding sequence ATGAAAGCTACTCTGGCCGCACAGGGCCTTTTGAAGACGTATAACGCGAGAAAAGTCGTCGACGGCATCAGCATGCACATGGAGACCGGCGAGATCGTCGGGCTTTTTGGCCCTAACGGAGCCGGGAAGACGACGTCCTTCTATATGATAATCGGCTTCATAAAGCCCAACGGCGGCAAGATCCTCCTCAACGGCGAGGACATCACCGAGCTGCCCATGTTCATGAGGGCGCGCAAGGGAATAACCTATCTGCCGCAGGAACCCTCGGTCTTCAAGAAGATGACCGTCAGGGATAACCTTAAGGCCATCCTGGAGTTTCTGGGTACCGACTCCGACGGCATCAACCACCGCGTCATAGAGATACTCGAGTCATTCAAGCTGGAACACCTGGCGGGCAACAGCGCCGACTCCCTCTCGGGAGGGGAGAGAAGGCGCCTCGAGATAGCGCGGGCGCTCATGACGTCCCCGCATTTCATGCTCCTCGACGAGCCCTTCTCGGGCATAGACCCCATCTCCGTTTCGGACCTGAAAAAAATAATCTTCGGCCTCAAACAACGGGGCATCGGCATATTGCTGTCCGACCACAATGTCCGCGAGTCGCTGCCCATATGCGACAGGGCCTACGTGGTCAATGCGGGAAAGGTCCTTCTGGAGGGCACGCCGGAGAGCGTGGCCCAGGACCGGATCGTACGAGAAGTATATCTTGGCGAGGAATTCAACATCGATGTTGGAACTTAA
- a CDS encoding KpsF/GutQ family sugar-phosphate isomerase yields MDHLKTGKDVLRKEAEALMKVMESLDETFNRAAEIIFGCTGRVVLTGMGKSGLVCKKIASTLSSTGTPALFVHPADSLHGDLGMLQRGDVLVVVSNSGETEEVLKIIPWVKRLDIPLVVITGDAASTIARLGDVALAVNVEEACPYNVVPTSSTTATLALGDALAIAVMERRSFKVEDFALLHPGGSLGRKLFLRVEDLMHTGDAVPGVSEETSMKDVILEITSKRFGVTGVYDGEGCLAGIITDGDLRRAIERYDDSLLAKKAGDVMTPRPKVVSRDALAAHALKKMEDFSITSLFVVGDEEARPVGIIHIHDLLRAKVV; encoded by the coding sequence GTGGACCACCTGAAAACCGGAAAGGATGTCCTGAGAAAAGAGGCCGAAGCCCTCATGAAGGTCATGGAGAGCCTCGATGAGACGTTCAACAGGGCGGCGGAGATCATATTCGGCTGCACGGGCAGGGTCGTCCTGACGGGAATGGGCAAATCGGGGCTTGTTTGCAAAAAGATCGCCTCGACCCTTTCGAGCACGGGAACGCCGGCGCTGTTCGTCCATCCCGCCGATTCGCTCCACGGCGACCTTGGGATGCTCCAGCGCGGCGACGTTCTTGTCGTCGTCAGCAACAGCGGGGAGACGGAAGAGGTGCTGAAGATCATACCCTGGGTAAAACGCCTCGATATCCCCCTTGTTGTGATAACGGGCGATGCCGCATCCACGATAGCCCGGCTGGGCGACGTGGCCCTGGCCGTCAACGTGGAAGAGGCCTGTCCCTACAACGTGGTGCCCACGTCGAGCACCACGGCGACCCTCGCCCTGGGCGACGCCCTGGCCATAGCGGTCATGGAAAGGCGCTCCTTCAAGGTGGAGGACTTCGCCCTGCTCCACCCCGGGGGTTCCCTGGGGAGGAAGTTGTTTCTGAGGGTCGAGGACCTCATGCACACCGGGGATGCGGTCCCCGGAGTCTCTGAAGAGACGTCCATGAAGGACGTCATCCTGGAGATAACGTCGAAACGGTTTGGCGTGACAGGGGTCTACGACGGCGAGGGGTGTCTTGCGGGGATCATAACCGACGGCGATCTGAGGCGCGCCATCGAGCGCTACGACGATTCGCTCCTGGCGAAGAAGGCAGGCGATGTGATGACGCCGAGGCCGAAGGTGGTCAGCAGGGATGCGCTTGCCGCGCATGCCCTGAAGAAAATGGAGGATTTTTCGATCACGTCTCTTTTCGTGGTCGGTGATGAAGAAGCACGCCCCGTGGGGATAATTCACATCCACGACCTCCTCAGGGCCAAGGTGGTATAA
- the rpoN gene encoding RNA polymerase factor sigma-54 translates to MLELKQTQRLSPVLTVQLQQAIRLLQLSKLELVEAIDLEMKENPILEIGDEEPQQEAEESQDEKREIQELLERYSPSEDYFPGEEKEAPDYENMVRKTYNLRDHLRWQIGLSDFNPRERVVAEWIIENIDDNGYLICGLEEISEDSGFPVEALEPVLKKVQKLDPVGVGARDLKECILIQYEVSGEKDPVFESLVANHFDLFQHNNLKGIAKTTGFPVESIKEVFEKIKSFDPKPGRNFSDEFIAYVVPDVYIVKGEEGFDIALNNDDIPELRMSRYYLGLATDRKVSGETKRYIKNKMKQAEWFIKSIQQRQRTLFLVAQSIVNFQREFFEKGLRSLKPLILKDVAQDVGVHESTVSRITTSKYMSTPHGVYEMKFFFPTSINRGEGEPLSTNVVMDLMAELVKKEEKKKPLTDDEIAHILKSRYDINIARRTIAKYREILNIRSSRERTVMD, encoded by the coding sequence ATGTTGGAACTTAAACAGACACAGCGGCTCTCGCCCGTCCTGACGGTGCAGCTGCAGCAGGCCATCCGGCTCCTGCAGCTCTCCAAGCTGGAGCTCGTGGAGGCGATCGATCTGGAAATGAAGGAAAACCCCATTCTGGAGATCGGCGACGAAGAGCCGCAGCAGGAGGCCGAGGAGAGTCAGGACGAGAAAAGGGAGATACAGGAGCTCCTGGAACGCTATTCGCCGTCGGAGGACTACTTTCCCGGGGAGGAAAAAGAAGCACCCGACTACGAGAATATGGTGAGAAAGACCTACAACCTCAGGGACCACCTCAGGTGGCAGATAGGCCTTTCAGATTTCAACCCCCGCGAACGGGTGGTTGCGGAATGGATCATAGAGAACATTGACGACAATGGGTATCTCATATGCGGCCTTGAAGAGATATCGGAGGATTCCGGCTTCCCGGTGGAGGCGCTGGAGCCCGTCCTGAAAAAGGTGCAGAAGCTTGACCCCGTCGGGGTCGGCGCCCGGGACCTGAAGGAATGCATCCTCATTCAATACGAGGTGTCGGGGGAGAAAGACCCCGTCTTCGAGAGCCTTGTCGCCAATCATTTCGACCTCTTTCAGCACAACAATCTCAAGGGGATAGCAAAGACCACCGGTTTTCCCGTAGAGAGCATCAAGGAGGTCTTCGAGAAGATCAAATCCTTCGATCCGAAGCCGGGGAGGAACTTCAGCGACGAATTCATAGCCTATGTTGTTCCCGACGTCTATATCGTCAAAGGCGAAGAAGGGTTTGACATCGCGCTCAATAACGATGATATCCCCGAGCTCAGGATGAGCCGTTACTACCTCGGGCTCGCAACGGACAGGAAGGTCAGCGGCGAGACGAAAAGATACATAAAGAACAAAATGAAGCAGGCGGAGTGGTTCATCAAGAGCATCCAGCAGAGGCAAAGGACGCTCTTTCTCGTCGCCCAGAGCATCGTGAACTTCCAGCGTGAATTCTTCGAAAAAGGCCTTCGGTCCTTGAAGCCCCTCATCCTCAAGGACGTTGCGCAGGACGTGGGGGTTCACGAATCCACGGTAAGCCGCATAACGACGAGCAAATACATGAGCACCCCCCACGGCGTGTACGAGATGAAATTCTTTTTCCCTACGAGCATCAACAGGGGAGAAGGAGAACCTCTCTCCACGAATGTCGTTATGGACCTCATGGCGGAACTGGTGAAAAAGGAAGAAAAGAAGAAGCCCCTTACCGATGACGAGATAGCCCACATCCTGAAATCGCGCTACGATATCAACATAGCGCGTCGCACTATCGCGAAATACAGGGAGATACTCAACATACGGTCTTCAAGGGAAAGGACGGTGATGGACTAA